DNA from Triticum aestivum cultivar Chinese Spring chromosome 7D, IWGSC CS RefSeq v2.1, whole genome shotgun sequence:
AGGGAGGTTGCCACCGACGGGGAGCTCCAGCCTGGATCCATAAACGTTGTGGAAGGGAGCCCCGCGCCACCCGAGGCGCCAAGAGCCAGATCTGGCGCGGCTAGATCGAGCCACCCAGGCAGCCACGGGCACGCCCCGCACCGGCCCACCACGCCACCTTCAGGAACCACAGCGGGGGGCGAGGCACACGCAGGCCCCAACCACCGCGCCACCACCACCCGGTGGCCGCCTGCCCGCGCCAAACTCCACCAACTGAGGGAAGATGAGATCTCGCCGCCACTGATGTCGACCGGGCTTTGCCAGGCGGCGCGCCTCgatggcggcgaggggaggaggtggcggaagGGGTGGGGTCCCGACAACGGCACGGTTGCCCTCCCGGTCGTCCGCGGGAGCGGCGTGTGAGGGGGGGTCCTTCCTCCTTTTTCCTGTCCCGCCAAGAGGTCATATCTATGCTCATTATGTGTTGTATTCTCTTGACAATACATTATGAGTTAATATACACACCCTTTAtgagagagaaaaatgaatatagCCACAAGGGTGTTTATACATCGTGTTCTTGTTAACGACATTGCATGGAGGCTCCTTAGACGTGCTCATCGGGATGAAAACCCAAGATTTGACCTTCAGTGGTTGTCGAATAACGGCATCGTTTGTTTGTCGTTCTCTTTTTGAAGGTATCGCTTTCAGAAAACATTTCTTGTAGTTCATCCATTGTTAAGGGCGGTTGATGGTGTCGTTACTTGTATGTTGTTTGTCTTTGTCGTGTCGTTTTTCTTTTCCGTTTCTTCTTTTTATCCGTTTTTTGCGTGCATCCTCGGTGTCTAGATTGTGTTTGTATATTTTGTCGTTGTAGAGATCAGATATAATTAGTATAATTATATTGATATTAATATCTTACTCCATGTTGGAAAAAAATGGGCCGTGAACAACCGTGAGGGTTTGCATAAAATGTGAAATTCTTGTATATGTTCCAGAAAGAGCGGCCCCGGCGGAAATCATAGGCTTCATGCCGTGTCTACTACGTAGTACACTCGTACCTTGGCCAATGGCCATTCATGTTCTTGCTTCGATGTCTCAAGTCTCAGCTAAAAGTGAAGTACATTATTGAGCAACAAGGACCAGGTTGATCATTAAGCTAGCTCACCCACTAAACTAATCAAACcaggttgttggaaatatgagcaatttatcatatgattttattaacggaaatactagataaagcatgactaaagtagcagagataaagcaagtcatgcgatCTGACAAAGAGAAGGTAGATAACATCTGCAAATATAAATTAGAATCGAACATCTCTAGAGTAGACAGTAGACCAagtagcatatatgaagtagaacctatcatgtgtatggcaaggactagaacaaggaactgtggcagAACCTCTAACAGGAgaaacaagaacacgtacgggacagcagctacaacagtagcactggacttggggtcggtgtcctcggtaGCCATGTCgtggaggaggttgtcgacgtcggggaagtagtcgtcggagtccggggtgtccgtgacgaagaagtcagtagtcgcgcagagcgctcctcaaaaaccttatcacccttctcccgtacagaactcaaagaggtgcggtttcggaggcctactgtcccgacctgcggtgcacgccacaagccgggatgaggaagatcgtagcagcagcgcagtgttcaggaaccggtggcgagaggaagaatgaGTTCTAGTACGTTACGTCTctttgagaggagcgacctcccttttataggcgcaagagaaggaggcgagagccTGCGTCGGGAGCTGAAGGGAATGAGGGAGATGAAACGAACATATAGCAGCCGAattcgtattcaatatccactacagcaaaaactttccagctcccgagtgacctttcgtatacccgtggtgcgtggcaaaaatttagacatcgactCGGCTCATTCCCGCGGCGCGGCGTGTcgtggcgaggcgtggcgtggcgaggcgggcggcggcggaggagcgcgcgtggatgtccctcttgttctcatgctcatacatatggggaaagaacctcccttataaaaagatccaactccctctaaactatcagtgtgggactaaactttagtagtgtcccttgccttgcacgaatgggctaagtgggcctctaggatttattaggaatttctgaaattgttattgggctaggcccataaatagataaaattccagcaatcccccaccagatcctagagCCACATAGAATTTGCTTttagttccaaaacactgttttatatatcggtactgcagtggagactgttaagttgaacttccacctagaactctatgctacactagtaagcaacttgaacagtggactgggccttgaactgcaagttttctgcgaatctagcttcacataaagccttgaccgatacatggctaccgtgggtcttccccgcgggtggagcttatgcgtcatactccgcgacctttcatgagtttactagagagaaccctactctcatagattgcgacgtttaacaatcagactcatataggtgtgttcttcaaaagatgttctgcaggacaacatctctgcttaaatgagccacttagaacacattaagatatacatcaacctgccatacagttttaggagagtattgcatcttcatggagtggtattgttaatagtaaggatactctcctctcagttgatcaacagcttgtcttccacatctaattcacgggatctccgatcacaaagaataggttaccactgtgaacaactcatattgtgggtctcatacccatctccctcgatgcattatctatcacattacgtgatagacccttagtaaaaggatctgccagatttttagacgtttggatataatccaatgcaataactccggagtttctcattttcctgacagactttaaccttctctgaacgtgtcttgatgacttcatgttatcctttgagctgctcactttcgtgatcacagtttgattgtcgcagttcataaggatacccggtacaggtttctcaacaaccggcaagtcattcaagagccggcgaagccaatctgcttcgaccgtagctgtatctagtgctgtgagttctgcttccattgttgacctcgttaagatggtctgcttgcaagacttccaagaaacagcgccacctccatgagtgaatacataaccgctcgtggcctttatctcatcagcatctgagatccagtttgagtcactatacccttcaagcacctttgggtgcccagtgtagtgaattccataattcgcagtgcctttcaaataacgcaaaactctctctagagctttccaatgcacatctcctggttttgagacaaaccgactcagtttgctaacagcaaaagagatgtcaggtcttgtagcactggctaagtacataagcgagccaataatctgagaatatttcaattgatctctagcaattcttcgattctttcgaagtaacacactcgcatcatatggtgttggagagggcttgcagtcactatagccaaagcgactcaagatcttttccacatagtgagattgaagcaatgtaatcccaccatcatcgtctctcaacaacttgatgttcaaaatgacatcagccactcctaaatccttcatctcaaaacaacgagataggaaatccttgacctccttaataacattcagatttgttccgaaaatcagtatgtcatcaacatacaagcaaagaataactccttcgcccccaccatggcgatagtacacacatttatcagcttcgtttacaacgaAGCCTGCAGcggttaaagttctttcaaacttctcatgccactgtttgggtgcttgcttgagtccatacaaagacttcagcaacttgcacacttttccttcctgaccatctagtacaaacccatctggttgttccatataaatttcctcgtccaactctccatttaggaaagcagtcttaacatccatttgatgaacgagaagaccatgtgaggcagctagtgaaagtagaactcgaatagtggtcagtcgagccacaggtgagtaagtatcaaagaagtcttcaccttccttttgggtataacccttagccacgagccgagccttgtacttttcaatagtaccatcaggcctaagcttcttcttgaatacccatttgcatcctataggtttgcacccataaggacgatcagttatctcccaagtttcattcgccaagatggaatccatctcgctacgaaccgcttccttccagtagtcagcatcttcagatgcataggcctctgaaatagaactgggagtgtcatctatgagatacacaagaaaatcatcaccaaaggactttgcaatcctctgtctcttgctcctagtaggaacttcattgttctcctccacagaattttcaaagtgttccatcgaaatggcaggttcggtaattgtaactagttcctgattcgatgaactaggcatctcctgattagacgaggtagacatatccttcatgggaaagatatcttcaaagaaagtcgcatcattcgactccatgatcgtaccgacatgcatgtcaggtacctcagattttacaaccaagaatctatagccaatgctatgaaaagcatatcccaggaaaacacaatccacagtctttggtccaagcttccgcttctttggaattggaacattgactttcgccaaacaaccccatgttcgcagataagagagttttaaccttttcttctcccattcctcgaatggagttatctctttgttctttgtggggactcggtttaggacatgacatgccgtcaatatcgcctccccccaccatgccttggagagacccgatgtgtctaacatggcgttaaccaaatcagttagagtacggttctttctttcggccaccccatttgactgaggtgagtagggaggcgtcctctcatggattataccatgttccgcacaaaaagcatcaaattcattggaaaatactctccaccacggtcggacctaagcctcttgatttttcgatcaagttggttttccacttcaactttatagatcttgaaaaagttcaaagcctcatccttagatttcagaagatacacacggcaatatctagtggagtcatcaattaatgtcatgaaatatttctttccaccttttgtcaaaacaccattcatttcacatagatctgaatgtatgagctcgagtggtgcaagatttctcgttttcgcagtcgtgtgagacttacgaggttgcttagcttgcacacacacttgacacttagatcccttgacagtggtgaaactagggattaagttcaacttcgctagtcgcgacatgcaaccaacgttaacatgacaaagatgtgaatgccacacatttgattcgctattgttgcaaatatgattaacaactttattgcaaacgtctgataaggataaacgaaacaggcctcctgactcatagcctttaccaacgaaggttccatacttggatattacaaatttattcgactcaaagacaagcttgtagccatctctacacggAAGAAATCCGCAatcaagatttttattgacggaggggacataatgcacgttcttcagccgcacgatcttccccgaagtaaacttcagatcgaccgtgccaacaccacgaacagaagcacttgaaccgttgcccatcagcacggttgaagtccctgcggtctgataagacgaaaacatggaaatatcatcgcatacatgcacattagcacccgtgtcaaccaaccaatcaggagaatgacatactgaaagaatagcgggaaatataccatacccagcatcctttatgtcagtgtctccaatgacaacattagcagtcttgccgcctttcccaggatgacgcttgtcatagcgattagggcaaccaggagcccaatgatcaagatccccacacacatgacaagcacctttcttcttgtcattcttcttcttgaagttcgtgtgttgcacaaccttgttcttcccatcaaactttgctttaccatcaaacttgcccttgttcttgaacttgtggggctggaagttcttcttctgtaccagattggcactagatcctccctcaatacctcgagcacgtgtgtcctttgctctcaccttttcttccacatcaagagtgccaatgagatccggaacggaaaactcctgcctcttatgcttcagtaaggtagtaaagttcctccatgaaggaggaagcttattgATGATACCttcggcaacaaacttgtccggtagcatacaactgaagtgctcaagttctctagcaaatgactgtatctcatgagcttgctcaaccacggagcgctcttcagtcatcctgtaatcatagaattgctccacgatgtacagctcagtgccagcatccgagaccccaaacttggcctcgagtgcatcccacatatcttttccattatcaattgacgcataagcatcaactatgttctcaccaagaacactcaagagagcagccttaaacagagtatccattttctgaaaagcttgtgcctgttgagcatcaagctctccttcaggtttgccaagagtggcgtcatagcaactcatggtttgaaaccataagactgctctcatgcgccacctcttagagtggataccctcaaacataggagctctcatggaagcagcaaaaccacttggtgtaaattgcctataataatgtttttggattgttggaaatatgagcaatttaccatatgattttattaacggaaatactagataaagcatgactaaagtagcagagataaagcaagtcatgcgatCTGACAAAGAGAAGGTAGATAACATCTGCAAATATAAACTAGAACCGAACATCTCTAGAGTAGACAGTAGACCAagtagcatatatgaagtagaacctatcatgTGTAGGGCAAGGACTAGAACAAGCAACTGTGGCAGAACCTCTaacaggaaaaacaagaacacgtacgggacagcagctgcaacagtagcactggacttggggtcggtgtcctcggtaGCCATGTCGTgaaggaggttgtcgacgtcggggaagtagtcgtcgtcggggaagtagtcgtcggagtccggggtgtccgtgacgaagaagtcattagtcgtgcagagcgctccccaaaaaccttatcacccttctcccgtacaggactcaaagaggtgcgatttcggaggcctactgtcccgacctgcggtgcacgccgcaagccgggatgaggaagatcgtagcagcagcgcagtgttcAGGAACCGGTGACGAGAGGAAGAATGAGTTCTGGtacgtctctctgagaggagcgacctcccttttataggcgcaagagaaggaggcgagaggctgcgtcgggagctgaagggaacgagggagatgaaacgaacagaTAGCAGCCGAattcgtattcaatatccactacaacaaaaactttccagctctcgagtgacctttcgtatacccgtagtgcgtggcaaaaatttagacatcggcgcggcgagcggcggaggagaagcgcgcgtggatgtccctcttgttctcatgctcatacatatgAGGAAAGAACCTcctttataaagaggtccaactccctccaaactagcaatgtgggactaaactttagtagtgtcCCTTGCCTTGCATGAATGGGCTAAGTGAGCCTCtaagatttattaggaatttctgaaattgttattagGCTAGGCCGaaatagataaaattccagcaCAGGTCAGCAACGCCGCTAGACGCTAGCAGACATATTTCTTTTCTCTGCTGTATTATGGTGTCTATCCACGTTCCGCCCCGTCACCATCTCCATCCAACCCCCTCCCTCGTGGGAACTAATAACACGACTCGCTCCAAGATGCTCTCCTGCCTGCGTTTCCAAGAGGCATGTGCGTTTTCTGCATGGAACGGAACGACGCTAGCTTGCGATGATTGATTCAAGGTGGGAGCCCCGGCATATTCTTCACGCAATCACGCTCTTATAACGGGATGCGTCATCAATACATGACATGTGGTTATAGCGCCTAGACATTTTCTTCAGACTGCTATTTTTCTTCCCGGTGTATAATATTCGGGTCCCGCGATGGAGCGTCAGTCTTTAGTTGGCTGCTGCATTTCAGCGAGCAAATTTGCAATTATGTTCTCAAAATTTAAAATATCATGAATTCTGAAAATGCTCCTGAATCTCGGAAAAGATAAAGAATTTGAAAAAGTGCTtaggaatttaaaaaatgttcatgaacccCCCCAAAATGTTTACGGATTTTAAAATACAACTGAATTTTCGAAAATGTTTCAATTTTTAAAACATCTCTTTCGAATTTAAAAAATATACTCATGAATTTACAAAATGTTCTTAAATTTCAAATAAATAGACTTTTTTGAAATTAAAAAGTGTTTGTGAACTAAAAGATACCTTTTTGAGGAAAACTAAAAGATACATGTGAATTTAAAAACGATGACATATTTGAAAACGTTAGCGGATTTAAGAAAAATCGTGAGTgctcataaaataaaaaaatataccTGGATTGTTAAACTATTTCCAATTTTCAATAAACTTCACAAATTTGAAGATATATTCCGACTTTTAGAAATATCTATAAATTTAGAATATATCCATGAATTTGCAAAATGCCTAAGAATTATGAAATATAAAATGGAAAGGGATAAAGAAAACaagtaaaaaggaaaaataaaaataaaaataaaataaataacctAAATATAAACAAACACAGAAAAAAGATAAACCCAGAATGAAACCTTTCCAAGATCGGAAGGGAAACATCACCTATGGCCTAATTGGGCCAACCCATCTATGCACCAACGCAGATAAAAAAAGTGCACGGGAttgaaaaaaatatttaaaaaatgttcctgaacTAGAAAAACAtttcacaaaattttaaaaatcGTGAATTTTAAAATTATTTGCAAACTAGAAAATTtttattcatgaatttcaaaacaatatgctattttcaaaaaattcacgaatttgataaaatgttcaatttttttgtTAAGATcttaaaaaaatcatggatttgaaaattttataatttttcaaaataaaatggatgaaagagaaaaaacaaacttaaaaataaagaaaaaaaacccACAAACCCGAGAAAGCAAAAACCAGACAAAAAACCGGCCTAGAAAACCAGAGGGAGATAACATGGGCGACTGTCCAGCGACAACCTAGGGTGGAAGTGGGCTCCCTGCACCTATTGCCCTGTAATTGGCGTGTGAGGGCAATTGCAACACGGTTCACCAAAATGGGCATCACCAAATATTTCCGTGAACAGTCAAGCAGGCGCCGCCCATCCAGCTATATATTCACCTAataaatgttccttgtccaatgaagagagaagagagaaaggagggagaggccAAATGACTGTGATGGGGTCCAAAGCTAAGTTGACGTGTCCACGGTGTGTTCAAACTCCCTCAACCTTCCCTATGTTTGACTTTCCTAAGATCGTACATACGGGCACCACCAAATATATCGTGGAATGGTCAAAAGTGACATTTAAAGGCGATTTAATGATCCGCGTTGAAGTTGCCCTTAAGCGCCAAATAGGATTCCACCATTCGGAAAAGAATTGTCATATACCAGCTCGGTTTCCGGACCGGCCCATAGGTACGATCTTTAGAGGCGTCAGACAGCCGAAACGGCCCAGAACGCGTGCAATCACATCCGTGACGTCCATCCGAGGCGCTAGGGTTTTCGCGTGCCCTGCCATCGCTTCGCGGTGCCGAACATATAAGAGGAGCCTCCGTGCCCGTCCGCGTCCTCTTCGTTACTCCCTCTctcttcaccgccgccgccgcgccgccgccgcttcgCCAAAATCCGTAAGTTCTCCGGCGTACACCACATCCTACCTCTTCCCCCCAATTTGTATACCTTCCCTTTCCGATCCTGCGCTTGATTTGTTCCGTGTCCCGCTAGATCTCTCTTAATCTCAATGTTCTCGTGTTTTCGCTCCTGCAGGGCGTCAACTGATCGGCGGCAGCCATGAGGTACTTCCTAGCCTCCTTCCGTCGAATCACATCTCATCTAGTTTGTTTTCACGACTGTGTCCAGCGCCATAAAATTGTCCATTGCTCTCTGCAATTGTGTTATCGAACACTGTAAATTACTTCGGATATATGTCATTTGCATGTCAGTGTGCTGTTGGATATTCATGGAATCGAGTTAAATATCTTGTTCCAGAGAGAGTTGTCCGTTAAAGATGTGAGCTAGTGATTCACTAGCTTTATGAGTAGACTTCAGATCTTATGCGCGCGTAGTGATTCAATTGTTTCTTAAGTGGCTAAGATGTTGTGCGAGAGAGATTGATTTAATGTAGCCATCTACAAGTCTAAATTGCTTAAGATGTTGTGCGGAAGAGATTGATTAAATGTAGCCTCCACAAGATTAACTTGCTAAAACTTGTGGTATATTCTAATGTTGCCCACGTTTCTTCTTCCTTCAAGCTACATCATTCTAGAACTGGGTGGCTCAATCTTCAGGTTTGTTCTTACAACATCAAGATTTTGAGCTTGTCTATCCCATTGCAGTAAGCTCCAAAGTGACGCTGTCAAGGATGCCATCACCCAGATTGTTGGGGAGGCCAGAGAAAAGAAGCGCAAGTTCACTGAGACTGTGGAGCTTCAGATCGGTCTCAAAAACTACGACCCACAAAAGGACAAACGCTTCAGCGGCTCAGTGAAGCTGCCCCATATCCCCCGCCCaaagatgagggtgtgcatgcttggTGATGCCCAGCATGTCGACCAGGTAATGATTCTCCTTGATATATTTGTGCAAGTTTTACAATAGACCCAAactggtcggacccttccccagaccctgcgcaagctggagctacatgcactggggctcccccccccccccccaccccccacccaccTCAACTACGGCATCTTTTGAAATGCTTATGTTTTGACAGCGTTTGTGCCTTGAATGTGTCAATTATGTTAGTGACATTTCTTTAACCATGAACTACCATACCTTCTCATATGATAATATGGCATGAAAATTGAATTGAACCTTTTTTTATTCTGCCTACTATCGTACTAGCATGTGTTCTCATATCATAATCTGTCTTGGAATGTGTACAGGCTGAGAAAATGGGACTTGACTACATGGATGTTGAAAGTctcaagaagatgaacaagaacaaGAAGCTTGTTAAGAAGCTAGCCAAGAAGTACCATGCTTTCTTGGCATCAGAGGCCATAATCAAGCAGATCCCTCGTCTCCTTGGCCCTGGTCTTAACAAGGCAGGCAAGTTATCCATCTCGTTTCAAGCTATTATTGTTTACATGAAGTCTTAATCTGGTTGTAGATGCCTCGTTGCATGTTCTGATTGGTTTTTATTTGTTGCTATGTGCATTGTGAGCCTTTGGCATTGTGCAGAAAAAGCAATTAGACTATTTTCGTTGCCTAGATATTTTATGTTGTTGCTCTAGAACGTCACCGCATATTGCTATGTTCTCTCTGAGAGCTGTCTGCTAGTGTTAGTGCTATTAATACCATGCGGCAGCAGGTATTATATCTTTTCTAATCCAATCATGCCGATGCCTGCAGGCAAGTTTCCCACTCTGGTTAGTCACCAGGAATCTCTTGAAGCCAAGGTCAACGAGACAAAAGCTACAGTCAAGTTCCAGCTAAAGAAGGTTCTTTGCATGGGTGTTGCTGTGGGCAACTTGTCGATGGACGAGAAGCAGATCCAACAAAACATCCAAATGAGTGTTAACTTCCTTGTGTCCCTCCTGAAGAAGAATTGGCAGAATGTGAGTCATCCTCTGGATTCTCCTTTCAACTATGTTGCATGACATTGCATCCTACAGCCTGATTTTATATGATTTGTGTTCCCCAGGTGAGGTGCCTGTACGTGAAGAGCACCATGGGGAAGCGTGTACGGGTGTTCTAAGTGTGTGCGCTGCAGTGAATTTGATAAGATACTGGGCTGTCCTGCCGACCCCTGCTTGTCTTTGGATTAGATCTGTTTCACTGATACCAATTTTGTGCTTGCCTAAGCGAATATCAACAAGTATTTTATCTTTCTAGTCTTGTCTTGAACAGAAATCATGGGAGCAATGGAACTGCATTTTCTGTTATGATTCTGCGTTGTGCTTGTTATCAGAGATCTATATGCGATCTTGATATTCATCTGAATGTAGTTTTTACTTGAAATGTTTCCTATAAGCGTGTTTAAATGGATAACTTATTTGCTTAGCCTTGCAAATC
Protein-coding regions in this window:
- the LOC123165124 gene encoding 60S ribosomal protein L10a, which translates into the protein MSKLQSDAVKDAITQIVGEAREKKRKFTETVELQIGLKNYDPQKDKRFSGSVKLPHIPRPKMRVCMLGDAQHVDQAEKMGLDYMDVESLKKMNKNKKLVKKLAKKYHAFLASEAIIKQIPRLLGPGLNKAGKFPTLVSHQESLEAKVNETKATVKFQLKKVLCMGVAVGNLSMDEKQIQQNIQMSVNFLVSLLKKNWQNVRCLYVKSTMGKRVRVF